In the Flavobacterium pallidum genome, one interval contains:
- a CDS encoding polysaccharide deacetylase family protein: MGSFISPHALADNAEEVLLSDKNFILITFDDGLKEQYQFAVPILKSLQLQALFFINSINHIEKKISQVHKIHLLRSVVSSKELYADLVAFAKIDLADSDKEKAQHFYRFDDKSSAEVKYLLNVILPTAVQKEFIDLKFRQEFDENQVLENLYMSEDEIKSLAKNGQIGSHTHSHIPLGIQPEEIMYSELHTSKNYLEQLCQVPLHSVSYPYGSGNAVSEKVAAIAKETGYKLGFTTLPGNNTSGSNPLLLNRFDTNDLPGGKNEIMGSVNSEAK, from the coding sequence ATGGGGTCATTTATCAGCCCCCATGCGTTGGCCGATAACGCTGAAGAAGTGCTTTTGTCGGATAAAAATTTTATCCTTATTACTTTCGATGACGGCTTGAAAGAACAGTATCAGTTTGCTGTTCCTATTCTCAAATCATTGCAGTTACAAGCGCTTTTTTTTATCAATTCCATCAATCATATCGAAAAGAAAATCAGCCAGGTCCATAAAATCCACTTGCTGAGGTCAGTAGTGTCCAGTAAAGAATTATATGCTGATCTGGTTGCATTTGCCAAAATTGATTTAGCGGATTCAGATAAGGAGAAAGCACAGCATTTCTATCGCTTTGATGACAAAAGTAGCGCTGAAGTGAAGTATTTACTGAATGTCATTCTTCCCACAGCAGTGCAAAAGGAATTTATAGATTTGAAATTCCGGCAAGAATTCGATGAAAATCAAGTGCTGGAAAATCTTTATATGTCTGAAGATGAAATAAAATCCCTGGCAAAAAACGGACAGATCGGAAGCCATACGCATTCGCATATTCCTTTGGGGATCCAGCCTGAGGAGATCATGTATTCGGAATTGCACACCAGCAAAAATTACCTCGAGCAATTATGCCAGGTTCCGCTGCATTCAGTTTCCTACCCGTATGGATCGGGAAATGCGGTATCTGAAAAAGTGGCGGCAATTGCTAAGGAAACCGGATATAAGCTTGGCTTTACCACCTTGCCTGGCAATAATACCTCAGGCAGTAATCCATTGCTGTTGAACAGGTTTGACACCAATGACCTTCCGGGCGGCAAAAATGAAATAATGGGCAGTGTAAATTCTGAAGCGAAATGA
- a CDS encoding HAD-IIIC family phosphatase, translated as MKPDYKHLKSNLKKDFTGFPIRRLAVLGDSPTQLLAIALKGYGYESRVNYDIFEADFNQIEMQALHPASSLYQFNPDVVVVFFSSESLFSSYCNLEPDSKSGLAQNFIEKIYNITDTITEHSNATVIVVNFCTINDGIFGNYANKTQSSFLFQLRKLNYELMLAATVRPKLFIADFDLLQSAYGFDARRKESVYINTGIITDIDFTPHLASSIHDTINAMSGKFRKCVILDLDNTLWGGIIGDDGIVNIQIGNLGIGKAYYQLQQWLKELSRRGIILAVCSKNDETIAKSVFTDHPEMVLRLKDISVFMANWDNKADNIRQIQAVLNIGFDSMVFLDDNPFERNLVAKELPAVLVPGLPEDPAQWLPFLQRMNLFETVSYDKLDAERTSKYQEEAKRVTSKSKFTDEDDYLKSLQMEAEIMPFTSFSIPRMAQLSQRSNQYNLTTIRYDVQDLVKITENPDYDTLSVSLKDIYGDYGLVSMVVLKKQSGTLRIESWLMSCRVMSRGVEKIVMNEIVRLAASRKLDVITGEYIPTEKNHLVADHYKKLGFSGSDQQWEMRTAQFKELKTFISQKDA; from the coding sequence ATGAAACCGGATTACAAACATCTGAAAAGTAACCTTAAAAAAGATTTCACAGGATTTCCAATACGCCGGCTCGCAGTGCTGGGCGATTCACCAACCCAGTTGCTTGCCATCGCATTGAAAGGATACGGATATGAAAGTCGCGTAAATTATGATATTTTTGAAGCTGATTTTAACCAGATTGAAATGCAGGCGCTTCATCCGGCATCATCATTGTACCAATTCAATCCTGATGTCGTAGTTGTTTTTTTTTCCTCTGAAAGCCTTTTTTCATCTTATTGTAATCTGGAACCGGATTCGAAATCCGGCCTTGCGCAAAATTTTATCGAAAAGATATATAATATCACAGACACGATAACGGAACATTCCAATGCCACTGTGATTGTTGTCAATTTCTGCACGATCAATGACGGCATATTTGGCAATTACGCGAATAAAACCCAAAGTTCTTTTTTATTCCAGTTGCGTAAACTGAATTATGAATTGATGCTGGCGGCTACCGTACGGCCAAAACTGTTTATCGCCGATTTCGATTTACTGCAGTCAGCATATGGTTTCGATGCACGCCGGAAAGAATCCGTTTACATCAATACCGGGATCATTACCGATATCGATTTTACGCCGCATCTCGCTTCAAGCATCCATGATACCATTAACGCGATGTCAGGGAAATTCCGGAAATGTGTCATTCTTGATCTCGACAATACCTTATGGGGCGGTATCATTGGCGACGATGGCATCGTTAATATCCAGATTGGAAATCTGGGTATCGGCAAGGCATATTATCAATTGCAGCAATGGCTGAAGGAACTTTCGCGACGCGGAATTATTTTAGCAGTGTGCAGTAAAAATGATGAAACCATCGCGAAATCGGTTTTTACAGACCATCCGGAAATGGTGCTGAGGTTAAAAGATATTTCAGTTTTCATGGCAAATTGGGATAATAAGGCAGACAATATCAGGCAAATCCAAGCGGTACTGAATATTGGATTCGATTCGATGGTTTTTCTTGACGACAACCCTTTTGAAAGAAATCTGGTGGCAAAAGAATTGCCTGCTGTTCTGGTCCCTGGACTTCCGGAAGATCCGGCGCAATGGCTCCCATTTTTGCAAAGGATGAATCTTTTTGAAACCGTTTCTTATGACAAGCTTGATGCCGAAAGGACCTCAAAATACCAGGAAGAAGCCAAACGCGTAACCTCAAAATCAAAATTCACCGATGAGGACGATTACCTGAAAAGCCTGCAAATGGAAGCTGAAATCATGCCTTTTACCTCATTCAGCATCCCAAGGATGGCGCAGCTGTCGCAAAGGTCGAACCAATACAACCTTACGACAATCCGGTATGATGTACAGGATCTTGTAAAAATTACCGAAAACCCGGACTATGATACCTTATCAGTAAGCTTGAAGGATATTTACGGAGATTACGGGTTGGTGAGTATGGTTGTTTTAAAAAAGCAAAGTGGCACATTACGCATTGAAAGCTGGCTTATGAGCTGCCGGGTGATGAGCCGCGGTGTAGAAAAAATAGTAATGAATGAAATCGTCAGGCTTGCTGCCTCCCGGAAACTGGATGTCATCACAGGGGAATATATCCCTACTGAAAAGAATCACCTTGTCGCCGATCATTATAAAAAACTCGGTTTTTCAGGCTCAGATCAGCAATGGGAAATGAGGACGGCTCAATTTAAGGAACTAAAAACTTTTATATCACAAAAAGATGCATAA
- the asnB gene encoding asparagine synthase (glutamine-hydrolyzing): protein MCGITGIVGTSANSGLIGVMLAAQQHRGPDFTGSHNIENEISLGHNRLSIIDLSAEANQPFISGCGNFIMVFNGEIYNYIELRELLPEYDFKTNSDTEVLMAAFIKWGSACLDKLNGMFSFAIWDKEAKKLFAARDRFGVKPFYYSHFNDSFFFSSEIKTLHAAGIPAIPNKAVWASYFAYGSYGDTDESFWTGVRQLPGGHFLSYDNGALQVEKWYDFEKAIESQPRNLSFEQAEKRYAMLLKDSIRLRFRADVPVGFNISGGLDSSVLLAMVQLEQGNDNIRAYTFYTGDSRYDELPWVEGMIALTGNPLVKEKLSASEVPALADKIHYFQDEPYGGIPTLAYSKLFEKARADGTIVLLDGQGMDEQWAGYDYYTKDNDHTIQATDNPFRQHMLADDFLQMAKKPNYPQPFPDEVQNKQYRDLFYTKLPRALRFNDRVSMAYGTELREPFLDYRLVELAFALPLEYKIKDGISKYMLREIASAYLDANLVFAPKRPLQTPQREWLAEDLISWVSDNFKDIENSEFATWFDVPQLQNELQLYRDGHIQSAFHIWQCLSLSGLLIKK from the coding sequence ATGTGCGGGATCACAGGCATAGTGGGAACTTCGGCAAACTCAGGATTAATTGGCGTCATGCTGGCTGCACAACAACACCGGGGACCGGATTTTACGGGCAGCCATAACATCGAAAATGAAATCAGCCTTGGCCACAACAGGCTCAGTATTATAGATTTATCAGCTGAAGCAAATCAGCCATTCATAAGCGGCTGCGGTAATTTTATAATGGTCTTTAATGGTGAGATCTACAATTACATCGAACTAAGGGAATTGCTTCCGGAATATGACTTCAAGACGAATTCGGATACGGAAGTTTTGATGGCTGCCTTCATCAAATGGGGAAGTGCCTGCCTTGATAAACTCAATGGCATGTTCAGTTTTGCCATCTGGGATAAGGAAGCGAAAAAGCTTTTTGCCGCCAGGGACCGCTTTGGCGTTAAGCCGTTTTATTACAGCCATTTCAACGATTCTTTCTTTTTTTCATCAGAAATAAAAACCCTTCACGCTGCCGGAATTCCTGCAATCCCGAATAAGGCTGTTTGGGCTTCCTATTTTGCATATGGTTCTTATGGTGATACCGATGAATCATTCTGGACGGGTGTACGCCAACTTCCCGGCGGCCATTTCCTAAGCTATGATAACGGCGCATTGCAGGTTGAAAAATGGTACGATTTTGAAAAAGCCATCGAAAGCCAGCCAAGAAACCTGAGTTTTGAACAAGCCGAAAAGCGATACGCCATGCTGCTTAAAGACAGCATCCGCTTGCGGTTCAGGGCTGATGTCCCCGTCGGATTCAATATCAGTGGCGGACTTGACAGCTCCGTGTTGCTTGCGATGGTACAACTCGAACAGGGAAATGACAATATCAGGGCTTATACGTTTTATACCGGTGATTCCCGTTACGATGAATTGCCGTGGGTTGAAGGTATGATCGCATTAACCGGGAATCCATTGGTTAAAGAAAAACTCTCTGCTTCAGAAGTTCCTGCCCTTGCGGATAAGATTCATTATTTTCAGGATGAACCTTACGGCGGGATACCTACATTGGCGTATTCCAAATTATTTGAAAAGGCACGTGCAGACGGCACCATCGTCCTGCTTGACGGACAGGGAATGGACGAGCAATGGGCGGGTTATGATTATTATACGAAAGACAATGACCATACCATCCAGGCTACAGATAATCCGTTCAGGCAACATATGCTTGCTGATGATTTTCTGCAAATGGCAAAAAAACCAAACTATCCGCAACCCTTTCCGGATGAGGTGCAAAATAAGCAATACCGCGACCTGTTTTATACCAAGCTTCCGCGGGCTTTAAGATTTAATGACAGGGTGTCGATGGCATACGGGACAGAACTCCGGGAACCGTTCCTCGATTATCGCCTTGTCGAACTCGCTTTCGCCCTTCCGTTGGAATATAAAATAAAAGACGGGATTTCAAAATACATGCTGCGCGAAATCGCATCAGCATATTTAGATGCAAATCTTGTTTTCGCACCGAAAAGGCCTTTACAGACCCCGCAACGCGAATGGCTTGCGGAGGATTTGATAAGTTGGGTAAGCGATAATTTTAAGGATATTGAAAACTCGGAATTTGCGACGTGGTTTGATGTTCCCCAATTGCAGAATGAACTTCAGTTATATCGTGACGGCCATATCCAGTCTGCGTTCCATATCTGGCAATGCCTCAGTCTTAGTGGTTTATTAATCAAAAAATAA
- a CDS encoding VOC family protein gives MPVDPQSAKNLKFHHTGLLVKDMDAAVIYYGKIFGKDAISGIFDIKTQSVKVCFIENGSGSFLELVQPAEGNNKFDALFKRGIQYYHIAFTTNKFDMELQSLTNDGFRLIEIFNSEAFNGKRCAFLYSGQMHLFELIEE, from the coding sequence ATGCCAGTCGATCCACAATCAGCTAAAAACCTGAAATTCCACCATACAGGGCTTCTTGTAAAAGATATGGATGCTGCGGTTATTTACTACGGGAAGATTTTCGGTAAAGACGCTATTTCCGGGATTTTTGACATAAAAACCCAATCCGTAAAAGTGTGTTTTATCGAAAACGGTTCGGGTTCATTTCTGGAACTGGTGCAGCCGGCAGAGGGTAATAACAAGTTTGATGCCCTTTTTAAAAGGGGAATCCAATATTATCATATTGCTTTTACCACAAACAAATTCGATATGGAATTGCAATCGCTTACTAACGATGGATTTCGGCTTATTGAAATTTTTAATTCTGAAGCTTTCAATGGCAAACGTTGCGCCTTCCTGTATTCAGGGCAAATGCATTTGTTTGAACTTATAGAGGAATAA
- a CDS encoding N-acetylneuraminate synthase family protein, translating to MQFPYIIAEVGQAHDGSLGQVYAYIDALAATGIDAVKFQMHIAEAESSEFEPFRVKFSHQDATRFDYWKRMEFTLEQWKGIKKHCDAAGLEFLCSPFSNLAVDWLEQIGVEKYKIGSGEVTNFLMLEKIARTGKPVILSSGMSSYTELDSAVNFLKSRNVDFSILQCTTSYPTLPEQFGLNVISELKARYGVKVGYSDHSSTIETCIAATALGAEILEFHVVFDRNQFGPDAKSSLTIPEIALLVKSVRNIKSALHNPVDKQDNTGFHAIKQIFEKSLAINKPLPRGHVISFEDLEAKKPRGYGIDAADFQNVIGKKLASDKTQWSFLNKEDLYE from the coding sequence ATGCAGTTCCCTTATATTATAGCAGAAGTTGGCCAGGCTCATGACGGTAGCCTGGGTCAGGTGTATGCCTACATCGATGCGCTGGCGGCCACCGGTATTGATGCTGTAAAATTCCAGATGCATATCGCTGAGGCTGAAAGCAGCGAATTTGAACCCTTTCGCGTAAAATTTTCCCACCAGGATGCTACCCGGTTTGACTACTGGAAAAGAATGGAATTTACACTGGAACAATGGAAAGGCATCAAAAAGCATTGTGATGCCGCCGGACTGGAATTCCTGTGCTCCCCATTCAGCAACCTGGCTGTCGACTGGCTCGAACAGATTGGCGTTGAAAAATACAAGATAGGATCAGGCGAAGTGACGAATTTCCTGATGCTTGAAAAAATAGCACGAACTGGAAAACCGGTTATTTTATCTTCCGGGATGAGCAGTTACACCGAGTTGGATTCGGCTGTAAATTTCCTAAAAAGCCGGAATGTGGATTTCTCCATACTGCAATGTACGACGTCTTATCCTACATTACCTGAACAATTTGGATTAAATGTTATTTCTGAATTGAAAGCAAGATATGGTGTAAAAGTCGGATATTCAGACCATTCGTCAACAATTGAAACTTGTATCGCCGCTACAGCCTTAGGGGCAGAAATCCTGGAATTCCATGTTGTTTTTGACCGGAATCAGTTTGGGCCGGATGCTAAATCGTCACTTACAATTCCTGAAATTGCATTGTTGGTAAAATCGGTCAGGAATATCAAATCAGCCTTGCACAATCCGGTAGATAAGCAAGACAATACCGGGTTTCATGCCATAAAACAGATATTTGAAAAATCGCTCGCAATAAACAAGCCATTGCCTAGGGGCCATGTCATTTCTTTCGAAGACCTTGAGGCCAAAAAACCCAGGGGATACGGGATTGACGCTGCAGATTTTCAAAATGTCATTGGAAAAAAATTGGCTTCCGATAAGACGCAATGGAGTTTCTTAAACAAAGAAGATTTGTATGAATAA
- a CDS encoding glycosyltransferase family 2 protein, translating into MVSIVIRNKNEAKALENTLSILTKIYSEDIAEIILVDNRSTDDSVAIAEKFNCRIIYIDNFTYGRAINYGIEAAASKYILLLSSHSIPIGKHFFKNAVAAISASENYAGVRFINGIDNYNWAIRNGFKTKDPVNFGLLAACCIVNKQVWETYKFDETLLAVEDKEWSERVMKAGFEILDINETFFYFINRGHKAWLKKYKIETIASSLLYGKNFASKPRIIASFFKKILIGCTVKYFRSLTAEYQALKTNLEINKAINKKR; encoded by the coding sequence ATGGTATCAATAGTAATCAGGAATAAGAACGAAGCAAAGGCACTGGAGAATACCTTGTCAATCCTCACTAAAATATATTCAGAGGATATAGCCGAAATCATTCTCGTGGATAACCGTTCTACAGATGATAGTGTTGCGATTGCGGAGAAGTTCAATTGCAGGATTATTTATATCGATAATTTTACGTATGGGCGTGCCATTAATTACGGAATAGAAGCTGCCGCCTCCAAATATATTTTACTGTTGAGCTCGCATTCCATCCCGATAGGGAAGCATTTCTTTAAAAATGCGGTTGCGGCTATTTCAGCTTCTGAAAATTATGCCGGTGTAAGATTTATTAATGGTATCGACAATTATAATTGGGCTATCAGGAATGGCTTTAAGACAAAAGATCCGGTAAATTTCGGATTATTGGCAGCCTGCTGTATTGTAAATAAACAAGTTTGGGAAACGTATAAATTTGATGAAACACTGCTCGCTGTGGAAGACAAGGAATGGTCGGAAAGGGTGATGAAAGCCGGTTTTGAGATTCTCGATATCAACGAAACTTTCTTTTATTTCATTAACCGCGGGCACAAAGCATGGCTTAAGAAATACAAGATTGAAACCATTGCATCCTCATTATTGTACGGTAAAAATTTTGCTTCGAAGCCAAGGATTATAGCTTCTTTTTTTAAAAAAATCCTCATAGGATGTACCGTAAAATATTTCCGTTCACTCACCGCTGAATACCAGGCGCTCAAAACAAATCTTGAAATTAATAAAGCCATAAATAAGAAAAGGTAA
- a CDS encoding glycosyltransferase family 10 domain-containing protein: MIVKIARYFPYPDIKRQTPSCSFQWKDITFTEEDVEACDYLVILDSPKKDFKVKVNRNNILHFSLEPPNEVSMYRQYGNSQTAIIYNQFDTKKNNVLSHGALPWHVDKDYDFLSDLKPDTLSKDNNIVWVTSNQRSSVGHINRMDFLESIRPLEFVKLYGRGINPIDDKWEVLSKSKYAIAYENYQNDYNWTEKITDCFLSYTMPLYFGCNRIENFFPKNSLIQLDPKDKHVSLYLKEISNSSKWEEGLEAIAEARNLALNEYQLFPFIYSQIKAIEAATGRYASQHKEWVHFTGGDKYFDNYPNSVYIKKQAAKLKRKIIAKISKS, encoded by the coding sequence ATGATTGTAAAAATAGCAAGGTATTTCCCCTATCCCGATATTAAACGCCAAACGCCGTCATGCAGTTTTCAATGGAAGGATATCACTTTTACTGAAGAAGATGTCGAAGCATGCGATTACCTGGTGATATTGGATTCTCCAAAAAAGGACTTTAAAGTAAAGGTAAACAGGAATAATATCCTTCACTTCAGCCTTGAACCACCCAATGAGGTTTCGATGTACCGGCAATATGGAAACAGCCAGACCGCAATCATTTATAATCAGTTTGATACGAAAAAGAACAATGTGCTTTCTCATGGGGCATTACCGTGGCATGTGGACAAGGATTACGATTTTTTATCAGATTTAAAGCCCGATACCCTATCCAAAGACAATAATATCGTTTGGGTGACCAGCAATCAAAGATCGTCAGTTGGGCACATTAACCGAATGGATTTCCTGGAAAGCATACGGCCTTTGGAGTTCGTAAAACTTTACGGCCGCGGAATCAACCCTATTGATGATAAATGGGAAGTGCTGAGCAAATCCAAGTATGCCATTGCTTATGAAAATTATCAGAATGACTACAATTGGACTGAAAAAATCACGGATTGCTTTCTAAGTTATACCATGCCGCTGTATTTCGGGTGCAATCGTATTGAGAACTTCTTCCCGAAAAATTCCCTCATACAACTTGATCCAAAAGACAAACACGTGTCGTTATACCTTAAAGAGATTTCAAATTCTTCAAAATGGGAAGAGGGCCTTGAAGCCATTGCCGAAGCACGCAATTTAGCATTAAATGAATATCAGTTGTTTCCGTTTATTTACAGCCAGATTAAAGCAATCGAAGCTGCCACCGGTAGATATGCATCGCAACATAAGGAATGGGTACATTTTACAGGTGGCGATAAATACTTTGACAATTACCCAAACAGTGTCTACATCAAAAAGCAGGCAGCCAAACTTAAAAGGAAAATAATCGCGAAGATTTCAAAAAGCTGA
- a CDS encoding acyl carrier protein: protein MHNEILLKLQEIVREELDQPELVIHNDLLISEIEDWDSISIIQILAAVEREYSITLPTLDIQNWKTIGELCQSIHNQLKT from the coding sequence ATGCATAACGAAATCTTACTGAAATTACAGGAAATTGTGCGTGAAGAACTCGATCAGCCGGAACTTGTAATCCACAATGATTTGCTGATTTCAGAAATTGAAGACTGGGATTCCATTTCAATTATTCAGATATTAGCGGCCGTAGAACGAGAATATTCTATTACTTTGCCTACTTTAGACATCCAGAATTGGAAAACCATAGGAGAATTATGCCAGTCGATCCACAATCAGCTAAAAACCTGA
- the neuC gene encoding UDP-N-acetylglucosamine 2-epimerase, which produces MNKRKIAVVITARPSYSRVKTVLRAIQEHPGLELQLIVAASALLDRYGSAVNYIEKDGFAIAAKVFNVLEGENLTAAAKTTGIGILELSTVFDNLAPDIVVTVADRFETMATAVSASYMNIPLAHIQGGEVTGNIDEKVRHAITKLADYHFTASDKARERVVKLGENPDFVFNTGCPSIDIASEIKSLSALNFDPYEKYGGVGAKPDLSNGYLVVMQHPVTTEYKDSRKHIGETLAAIAALDIPTLWFWPNVDAGADGTSTGIRSFRESNRLGHVHFFKNMEGDDFLVLLNNSLGLIGNSSVGIRECAYLGVPVINIGSRQNKRDRGNNVIDVDYDRDEIATSIHKMIKSHHPQPSQVYGGGNAGKEIAGLLATLELRFHKTITY; this is translated from the coding sequence ATGAATAAAAGAAAAATTGCCGTTGTGATTACCGCGAGGCCTTCCTACAGCAGGGTAAAAACGGTCTTAAGGGCAATCCAGGAGCACCCCGGATTAGAACTGCAGTTGATTGTTGCTGCCTCGGCTTTATTGGACCGTTATGGGTCGGCAGTGAATTATATTGAAAAAGACGGGTTTGCCATCGCGGCTAAAGTCTTCAATGTTTTAGAAGGCGAAAACCTCACGGCCGCTGCCAAAACCACCGGAATCGGGATTTTAGAACTTTCAACCGTTTTTGATAACCTTGCCCCGGATATTGTAGTGACCGTTGCCGACCGGTTCGAGACCATGGCAACAGCCGTCTCCGCATCTTATATGAATATTCCGCTGGCGCACATCCAGGGCGGAGAAGTCACCGGAAATATTGATGAGAAAGTCCGACATGCCATTACAAAGCTGGCCGACTATCACTTTACAGCTTCAGATAAAGCCCGGGAACGGGTCGTGAAATTAGGAGAAAACCCAGATTTCGTGTTCAATACCGGTTGTCCTTCTATAGACATTGCTTCTGAAATTAAAAGTTTGTCCGCATTGAATTTTGATCCTTACGAAAAATACGGTGGCGTGGGTGCGAAGCCGGATCTTTCCAATGGCTATCTTGTAGTCATGCAGCACCCTGTTACTACGGAATATAAGGATTCGAGGAAACATATCGGGGAAACCCTGGCCGCAATTGCCGCACTGGATATCCCGACACTGTGGTTTTGGCCCAATGTTGATGCCGGTGCTGACGGAACCTCTACAGGAATCAGGAGTTTCAGGGAATCAAACAGGCTGGGGCACGTCCATTTTTTTAAGAATATGGAAGGTGACGATTTCCTGGTGTTGTTGAATAATTCACTTGGATTGATCGGAAATTCGAGCGTAGGGATCAGGGAGTGCGCCTATCTGGGAGTGCCTGTGATCAATATCGGTTCGCGCCAGAACAAAAGGGACCGGGGCAATAATGTCATTGATGTAGATTATGACAGGGATGAGATAGCTACATCAATCCATAAGATGATTAAGTCGCATCATCCCCAACCATCACAGGTCTATGGCGGGGGAAATGCCGGGAAAGAAATAGCAGGATTACTCGCTACATTAGAGCTTCGTTTCCACAAAACCATTACCTATTAA
- a CDS encoding acylneuraminate cytidylyltransferase family protein, whose translation MKTLAVIPARGGSKGLPGKNLKLLGGIPLIAHAVLCAKGSSKISRIIVTTDCDQITQAAEKSGAEVIKRPAELASDESNVVSAVEHVLQEIGEEFDTIVLLQPTSPLRLSSDLDAILSLLENNPDTDGAVSVIQVDDTHPARMYTVNPSHELIPYIQNQETARRQDLEPVYLRNGCFYAVRTDAFLREKSFMVKKKMPYTMNAEWLANVDNARDFKITEILYEAWKDENTHYGI comes from the coding sequence ATGAAAACGCTTGCAGTGATACCGGCTAGGGGAGGGTCAAAGGGGCTGCCAGGGAAAAACCTCAAATTACTTGGAGGAATTCCGCTGATTGCACATGCAGTTTTGTGTGCTAAAGGATCGTCGAAAATAAGCCGGATCATTGTGACTACGGATTGCGATCAAATTACTCAGGCCGCTGAAAAATCCGGAGCAGAAGTCATTAAAAGGCCTGCAGAACTCGCTTCGGATGAAAGCAATGTTGTCAGTGCAGTGGAGCACGTGTTGCAGGAAATAGGTGAGGAATTTGACACCATTGTGCTTTTACAGCCCACTTCGCCCTTGCGCTTATCTTCAGATCTGGATGCCATATTATCCCTTTTGGAAAATAATCCGGATACAGACGGCGCAGTCAGTGTGATTCAGGTTGATGATACGCACCCCGCCAGGATGTATACTGTGAATCCGTCTCATGAACTGATTCCTTACATCCAAAATCAGGAAACTGCCCGACGCCAGGATCTGGAACCTGTTTATCTCAGGAATGGCTGCTTTTATGCCGTAAGGACCGACGCTTTTCTAAGGGAAAAATCTTTTATGGTGAAAAAAAAGATGCCCTACACCATGAATGCCGAGTGGCTCGCAAACGTAGATAATGCCAGGGATTTTAAAATTACTGAGATTTTATATGAAGCATGGAAAGATGAAAATACTCATTACGGAATCTGA
- a CDS encoding NAD(P)-dependent oxidoreductase, with the protein MKILITESENFSAEALRILSEKFEVHQKDLHTVAALGECIADYDVLFIRLRFKIDKAILSKAPKLRFILTATTGLDHVDTDFFEANGGTIISLKGQSDFLNTIPSTAEHTWALLMALIKRIPSSFNDVKTGNWNRDAFKGHNLKGMKLGILGLGRVGSQVANYANAFGMAVSYYDLAVKSCTVNSFKDPELLFSWADAVCIHIPGDVKNQLYLNHKLLACCKPGAILVNTSRGNVWDENEVARLLTAGHLSGVATDVLSDEYSRINLNPLVKLAIDNQNIIITPHIAGATFESMQMTENFIAENFIKQLS; encoded by the coding sequence ATGAAAATACTCATTACGGAATCTGAAAATTTCAGTGCTGAAGCGCTTAGGATACTTAGCGAAAAATTTGAAGTGCATCAAAAAGACCTGCATACTGTTGCTGCGCTTGGAGAATGTATTGCAGACTACGACGTACTTTTTATAAGGCTTCGGTTTAAAATTGATAAGGCCATTTTGAGCAAAGCTCCAAAACTTCGGTTTATACTTACCGCTACCACAGGCCTTGACCATGTAGATACTGATTTTTTTGAAGCCAATGGCGGAACCATAATCTCATTAAAAGGGCAATCAGATTTTTTGAATACCATTCCTTCCACTGCAGAACATACCTGGGCGCTTTTGATGGCCTTGATTAAAAGAATACCATCTTCTTTCAATGATGTGAAGACCGGAAACTGGAACCGTGATGCCTTCAAAGGCCACAACCTCAAAGGCATGAAGTTGGGGATTTTAGGATTAGGGCGCGTAGGGAGCCAGGTAGCAAATTATGCAAATGCCTTCGGGATGGCAGTTTCTTATTATGATTTGGCCGTGAAAAGCTGTACTGTTAACAGTTTCAAGGATCCGGAACTCCTTTTTTCCTGGGCTGATGCAGTTTGCATCCACATTCCCGGCGATGTGAAAAACCAATTATACCTGAATCATAAATTATTGGCTTGCTGCAAACCCGGAGCAATATTGGTTAATACGTCGAGGGGAAATGTATGGGATGAAAACGAAGTGGCCCGTTTGCTTACAGCAGGGCACCTCTCCGGTGTGGCAACGGATGTTTTGAGTGATGAGTATAGTCGGATAAACCTGAATCCGTTGGTGAAACTGGCGATCGACAATCAGAATATTATCATTACCCCGCATATTGCAGGAGCTACTTTTGAATCCATGCAGATGACCGAAAATTTTATTGCTGAAAATTTCATAAAACAATTATCATAG